One segment of Mycobacterium spongiae DNA contains the following:
- the hisB gene encoding imidazoleglycerol-phosphate dehydratase HisB, which translates to MTTTSASPGIRCARIERRTRESDIVIELDLDGAGQVHVDTGVPFYDHMLTALGSHASFDLSVRTKGDVEIEAHHTIEDTAIALGQALGQALGDKKGIRRFGDAFIPMDETLAHAAVDVSGRPYCVHTGEPDHLQHTTIAGSAVPYHTVINRHVFETLAANARIALHVRVLYGRDPHHITEAQYKAVARALRQAVEPDPRVSGVPSTKGVL; encoded by the coding sequence GTGACCACCACATCAGCAAGCCCCGGAATTCGCTGTGCACGTATCGAACGCCGCACGCGCGAATCCGATATCGTCATCGAGCTGGACCTCGATGGAGCGGGACAGGTGCACGTCGACACAGGCGTCCCGTTCTACGATCACATGCTCACCGCCCTGGGCAGTCACGCCAGCTTCGACCTGTCTGTGCGCACCAAAGGTGACGTCGAGATCGAAGCGCATCACACTATTGAGGACACCGCGATCGCCCTAGGCCAGGCACTCGGGCAAGCGCTCGGCGACAAGAAAGGCATCCGACGGTTCGGCGATGCGTTCATTCCGATGGACGAGACGCTGGCCCACGCTGCTGTCGACGTGTCCGGCCGGCCCTACTGCGTGCACACCGGTGAACCCGATCACCTACAGCACACCACCATTGCCGGCAGTGCGGTGCCCTACCACACCGTCATCAACCGTCATGTCTTTGAAACTCTGGCGGCCAACGCTCGTATCGCGCTGCACGTGCGCGTGTTGTACGGACGCGATCCACACCACATCACCGAAGCGCAGTACAAGGCGGTCGCGCGTGCGTTGCGTCAGGCTGTCGAGCCCGATCCCCGGGTTTCGGGTGTGCCCTCCACCAAAGGTGTTTTGTGA
- the hisH gene encoding imidazole glycerol phosphate synthase subunit HisH, with protein MRRKSVVVLDYGSGNLRSAQRALERVGASVEVTADSAAAAAADGLVVPGVGAFEACMTGLHKIDGQRIIAERVTAGRPVLGVCVGMQILFARGVEFGVETQGCGQWPGAVTRLDAPVVPHMGWNVVNPPADSALFGGVAADARFYFVHSYAAQRWQGATDALVTWATHQVPFVAAVEDGALAATQFHPEKSGDAGAAILSNWVEGL; from the coding sequence TTGCGTCGAAAGTCTGTGGTTGTGCTCGACTACGGGTCGGGTAATCTGCGGTCCGCGCAACGGGCGCTCGAGCGGGTCGGTGCCAGCGTGGAGGTCACGGCCGACTCTGCTGCCGCGGCGGCCGCCGACGGATTGGTGGTGCCCGGAGTAGGCGCGTTTGAGGCGTGCATGACGGGACTGCACAAGATCGACGGGCAGCGAATCATTGCCGAGCGAGTGACCGCCGGCCGCCCGGTGCTCGGGGTCTGTGTGGGTATGCAGATATTGTTTGCTCGCGGTGTTGAGTTCGGCGTGGAGACTCAGGGTTGCGGCCAATGGCCTGGTGCCGTTACCCGGTTGGACGCCCCCGTGGTCCCGCACATGGGCTGGAACGTAGTGAACCCGCCTGCGGACAGTGCGCTCTTCGGGGGTGTGGCCGCCGATGCCCGGTTCTACTTCGTGCACTCCTATGCTGCTCAACGCTGGCAAGGCGCTACCGACGCGCTGGTGACCTGGGCCACGCACCAAGTGCCGTTTGTTGCTGCCGTGGAGGACGGTGCGTTGGCCGCTACCCAGTTCCACCCAGAGAAGAGCGGGGATGCCGGCGCGGCCATACTGAGCAATTGGGTTGAAGGACTATGA